DNA from Halorarum salinum:
ACCGCGTACGGGAGCCCCTCGCGCTCGGCGACGTCGGCGAGTTCGAACAGCTGCGACTCGCTCTCGCCCTTCAGGACGACCTTCTTCTGCCCCTCGCCCTTCCACTCCTTCCGGGTCCGCCGGTCGGCGTCCTCGTAAGCCGAGAGGGAGGCGTGTGCCACTTGCGCGGCGAGCTTGCCCGTCCC
Protein-coding regions in this window:
- the pth2 gene encoding peptidyl-tRNA hydrolase Pth2 encodes the protein MKQAIVARTDVGMGTGKLAAQVAHASLSAYEDADRRTRKEWKGEGQKKVVLKGESESQLFELADVAEREGLPYAVVRDAGHTQLDPGTVTALAVGPGRDNIVDKVTGDLPLY